One genomic segment of Amycolatopsis sp. Hca4 includes these proteins:
- a CDS encoding DeoR/GlpR family DNA-binding transcription regulator encodes MDGEQRRRTITRWVSEYGGLTVLEFAERHGVSTEAVWSDLTALEHEGTLRRVPDGAIPVVPVRPGVGTPDAPDEWGALCEMHAEKERIARAAVGEVPAGGSILLDAGSTVAQLVGLLPADHDLTIVTQSVAVAVALSERPDLNLMLVGGRVRGGSLALVDSWALRTLADTCVDVAFLSADGVSVRHGMTVRNGAVAMVKRAAMVAARRTVLLADHTKLDQDRLARFGALGEVDVLITDDHADPECVAAIAAAGPRVLVV; translated from the coding sequence ATGGACGGGGAACAACGTCGTCGGACGATCACGCGCTGGGTGAGCGAGTACGGTGGGCTCACCGTCCTGGAGTTCGCCGAGCGCCACGGCGTCAGTACCGAGGCCGTCTGGTCCGACCTGACGGCCTTGGAGCACGAGGGCACCCTGCGCCGGGTGCCCGACGGCGCGATCCCCGTCGTACCGGTGCGGCCGGGCGTGGGCACCCCGGACGCGCCCGACGAGTGGGGCGCGCTGTGCGAGATGCACGCGGAGAAGGAACGGATCGCCCGGGCCGCGGTCGGCGAGGTGCCCGCGGGCGGTTCGATCCTGCTGGACGCCGGGAGCACGGTGGCGCAACTGGTCGGGCTCCTGCCCGCCGACCACGACCTGACCATCGTCACGCAGTCGGTGGCCGTGGCCGTGGCGTTGAGCGAGCGCCCGGACCTGAACCTGATGCTGGTCGGCGGCCGGGTCCGCGGCGGCTCGCTGGCCCTGGTGGACAGCTGGGCGCTGCGCACGCTGGCCGACACCTGCGTCGACGTCGCCTTCCTCAGCGCCGACGGGGTGTCCGTGCGGCACGGGATGACCGTGCGCAACGGGGCGGTGGCGATGGTGAAACGCGCGGCCATGGTGGCCGCGCGGCGGACCGTGCTGCTGGCCGACCACACCAAGCTCGACCAGGACCGGCTGGCCCGCTTCGGTGCGCTGGGCGAGGTCGACGTCCTGATCACCGACGACCACGCCGACCCGGAGTGCGTCGCCGCGATCGCCGCCGCCGGGCCCCGTGTGCTCGTGGTCTGA
- a CDS encoding polyprenol monophosphomannose synthase produces the protein MSQAPRGAREIEPVLVVIPTYNERENLGPILDRLHKALPDVHVLVVDDGSPDGTGELADERAAANDHVHVLHRTEKAGLGAAYIAGFRWGLAREYNTIVEMDADGSHAPEDLPRLLDAVGDADLAIGSRYVPGGSVVNWPVKRQVLSRGANLYSQVALGMKVRDITAGFRAYRRPVLEKLALDEVNSHGYCFQIDLTIRTDEAGFEIVEVPITFTEREIGESKMNGSIIQEAFLRVAKWGLERRWHQLRKLLKRA, from the coding sequence ATGTCGCAGGCGCCGCGGGGGGCCCGGGAAATCGAGCCGGTGCTGGTGGTGATCCCGACCTACAACGAGCGGGAGAACCTCGGCCCGATCCTGGACCGCCTGCACAAGGCACTCCCGGACGTGCACGTGCTCGTGGTGGACGACGGCAGCCCCGACGGCACCGGCGAGCTCGCCGACGAGCGCGCGGCGGCCAACGACCACGTCCACGTGCTGCACCGCACCGAGAAGGCCGGCCTCGGCGCCGCCTACATCGCCGGGTTCCGCTGGGGCCTGGCGCGTGAGTACAACACGATCGTCGAGATGGACGCCGACGGCTCGCACGCCCCCGAAGACCTGCCCCGCCTGCTCGACGCGGTCGGCGACGCCGACCTGGCGATCGGCTCGCGGTACGTCCCGGGCGGCAGCGTCGTCAACTGGCCGGTCAAGCGCCAGGTCCTCTCCCGCGGCGCGAACCTCTACTCGCAGGTCGCGCTGGGCATGAAGGTCCGCGACATCACCGCCGGGTTCCGCGCCTACCGCCGCCCGGTGCTGGAGAAGCTGGCCCTGGACGAGGTCAACTCGCACGGCTACTGCTTCCAGATCGACCTGACCATCCGCACCGACGAGGCCGGCTTCGAGATCGTCGAGGTCCCGATCACCTTCACCGAGCGCGAGATCGGCGAGTCGAAGATGAACGGCTCGATCATCCAGGAGGCGTTCCTGCGGGTGGCGAAGTGGGGCCTGGAGCGCCGCTGGCACCAGCTGCGCAAGCTCCTCAAGCGCGCCTGA
- a CDS encoding DeoR/GlpR family DNA-binding transcription regulator, producing the protein MLVGERRELLLARLAADGKVLAKDVAAELGVSEDSIRRDLRDLAAAGLCQRVYGGALPVSPAVADYASRTAIAVDGKDRVAKAAATLVRPGSTVILDGGTTTLAVAKALPKNLEATVVTHSPTVAVALLDHHGIEVFLLGGRLFRHSAVTCGAAAAEAAGSISADVFLLGVTGVHPEAGLTTGDADEAAMKRTLARRAADTYVLASAEKLGAASRFTVLPFGDVAGIVTDADDQNVQELADLGVPILPA; encoded by the coding sequence ATGCTGGTCGGGGAACGCCGTGAACTGCTGCTGGCCCGGCTCGCCGCCGACGGCAAGGTGCTGGCCAAGGACGTCGCGGCCGAACTCGGCGTCTCCGAGGACAGCATCCGCCGCGACCTGCGCGACCTCGCCGCGGCCGGGCTCTGCCAGCGCGTCTACGGCGGTGCGCTGCCCGTCTCCCCCGCCGTCGCCGACTACGCCAGCCGCACGGCCATCGCCGTCGACGGCAAGGACCGGGTCGCCAAGGCCGCGGCCACGCTGGTCCGGCCCGGGTCGACGGTCATCCTCGACGGCGGCACCACCACCCTCGCCGTGGCGAAAGCCCTGCCGAAGAACCTCGAAGCCACCGTCGTCACGCACAGCCCGACCGTCGCCGTCGCGCTGCTCGACCACCACGGCATCGAGGTGTTCCTGCTCGGCGGGCGCCTGTTCCGGCACTCCGCGGTGACCTGCGGCGCGGCCGCCGCCGAGGCCGCCGGGTCGATCAGCGCCGACGTCTTCCTGCTCGGCGTCACCGGCGTCCACCCCGAGGCCGGCCTGACCACGGGTGACGCCGACGAAGCCGCCATGAAACGCACCCTGGCCCGGCGCGCGGCCGACACCTACGTGCTGGCCAGCGCCGAGAAGCTCGGGGCGGCGTCCCGGTTCACCGTGCTGCCCTTCGGCGACGTCGCCGGGATCGTCACCGACGCCGACGACCAGAACGTGCAGGAACTTGCAGACCTGGGTGTGCCGATCCTGCCGGCGTGA
- the lnt gene encoding apolipoprotein N-acyltransferase: MAVTVADPGPGTPHQRARTRRFPPAWLLRTAAACTSGFAFYLSFAPRPLWWLAPLAFAGLALVLRGRRFRAGFGYGFAFGFVFFLPLLTWLLDFLGPDFGPWPWLGLSFALALYHGLAGGLITLVSRLPAAPLWAALVFIALETPRAWFPFGGFPWGRVAFSQPEGAFLPLASIGGAPLVGLAVVLTGFAPAALAARLWRVRKITRPAAFAALGTLLPVVAGLALWPAIGTDAQDGERTVATVQGNAPDIGLALQGERTVLRDNTIAESRRLLADIRAGKVPKPDLLVWPESATTVTGPDLQVDQLVANFGVPALIGAIYRLPDGHLQNSVITWDPRTGPGARYAKQQLVPFGEYVPARKLAELVTPFLDSETVDMVPGDGTNQAMAAAGTRIGVFVCYEAAFDYPARDAVRDGAELLVVPTNNAWYGESEMSVQQLAMSRLRAVEHGRAVVVSAVSGVSAIVAPDGTVTSSTGLFTADSLVGRVPLRTQTTLSDQLGAWTEYGLLALAIAGVAGGLVLRFRTRRSSAGTAAGEAAD, encoded by the coding sequence GTGGCAGTCACCGTGGCGGACCCCGGACCGGGCACCCCGCACCAGCGCGCCCGCACGCGGCGGTTCCCCCCGGCCTGGCTGCTGCGCACCGCCGCGGCGTGCACGTCCGGATTCGCCTTCTACCTCAGCTTCGCGCCGCGTCCGCTGTGGTGGCTGGCGCCACTGGCGTTCGCCGGACTGGCGCTCGTGCTGCGCGGCCGCCGCTTCCGGGCCGGCTTCGGCTACGGCTTCGCGTTCGGGTTCGTCTTCTTCCTGCCGCTGCTGACCTGGCTGCTGGACTTCCTCGGCCCCGACTTCGGCCCGTGGCCGTGGCTGGGCCTGTCCTTCGCGCTGGCGCTCTACCACGGCCTGGCGGGCGGGCTGATCACGCTGGTGTCCCGGCTGCCGGCCGCGCCGCTGTGGGCCGCGCTGGTGTTCATCGCCCTGGAGACCCCGCGCGCGTGGTTCCCCTTCGGCGGCTTCCCGTGGGGCCGGGTCGCCTTCAGCCAGCCCGAAGGCGCGTTCCTGCCGCTCGCCTCGATCGGCGGCGCCCCGCTGGTCGGCCTGGCCGTCGTCCTCACCGGCTTCGCGCCGGCCGCTCTCGCCGCGCGGCTGTGGCGGGTGCGCAAGATCACCCGCCCGGCGGCCTTCGCCGCGCTCGGCACCCTGCTGCCCGTCGTCGCCGGTCTCGCGCTCTGGCCGGCGATCGGCACCGACGCCCAGGACGGCGAGCGCACCGTCGCCACCGTCCAGGGCAACGCCCCGGACATCGGGCTCGCCCTGCAGGGGGAGCGGACCGTGCTGCGCGACAACACCATCGCCGAAAGCCGGCGGCTGCTCGCGGACATCCGGGCCGGCAAGGTGCCCAAGCCGGACCTGCTCGTGTGGCCGGAGAGCGCGACCACCGTCACCGGCCCGGACCTGCAGGTCGACCAGCTGGTCGCCAACTTCGGCGTCCCCGCCCTGATCGGGGCGATCTACCGGCTGCCGGACGGGCACCTGCAGAACTCCGTCATCACCTGGGACCCCCGCACCGGGCCCGGCGCGCGCTACGCCAAGCAGCAGCTGGTGCCCTTCGGCGAATACGTCCCGGCCCGCAAGCTCGCCGAGCTGGTCACGCCGTTCCTCGACTCCGAAACCGTGGACATGGTCCCCGGCGACGGCACCAACCAGGCCATGGCCGCCGCGGGCACCAGGATCGGCGTGTTCGTCTGCTACGAAGCCGCGTTCGACTACCCGGCCCGCGACGCCGTGCGCGACGGCGCCGAGCTGCTCGTCGTGCCGACCAACAACGCCTGGTACGGCGAGAGCGAGATGAGCGTGCAGCAGCTGGCCATGTCCCGGCTGCGGGCGGTCGAGCACGGCCGGGCCGTCGTGGTGTCGGCGGTCTCCGGGGTGAGCGCCATCGTCGCCCCCGACGGGACCGTGACCAGCTCAACCGGCCTTTTCACGGCGGATTCGCTGGTCGGGCGCGTCCCGTTGCGGACGCAGACTACGCTGTCGGATCAATTGGGTGCGTGGACGGAGTACGGGCTGCTGGCTCTGGCGATCGCCGGGGTGGCCGGCGGGCTCGTACTCCGTTTTCGCACGCGGCGCAGCAGCGCCGGCACGGCAGCAGGGGAAGCGGCGGACTGA
- a CDS encoding amidohydrolase has translation MTDEQTTLLLGGRIYTPAGPDTTAMAVTGGTVVWVGQDAPARALHPGARVVDLHGAFVAPAFVDAHVHATATGLHLTGLDLTGVRSAADLLAHVRTAVAPGQVLLAHGWDETTWTDPRLPSRAELDDAAGGTPVYLSRVDVHSALVSTALVELAPAARDADGWSPEGPLTRAAHHAVRAAVRAAITPEQRERAQRAFLAEAAKQGIVSVHECAGPDISGRDDLAALLALAGPGTPEVVGYWGELGAVETARELGARGLAGDLFADGALGSHTAALTEPYADHPGTGTRYLDAHRIAGHLAACTEAGLQAGFHVIGDAAVAEVVEGFRLAEKEVGQRALAARHHRLEHLEMVTADQAKQLAGWGVVASMQPQFDALWGGPEGMYAERLGAERAAGLNPFATLAAEGVLLAFGSDAPVTPLDPWASVRAAAYHRTPGAGLSPRAAFTAHTRAGHRAAGVNDGVTGSLVPGAPAHYAIWDATDLVVATPDSRVQRWSTDPRAGVPPLPRLEPDAALPQCLRTVRAGAVLHDTIT, from the coding sequence GTGACGGACGAACAGACGACGCTCCTGCTCGGCGGGCGCATCTACACCCCCGCCGGACCCGACACGACCGCGATGGCGGTCACCGGCGGCACCGTGGTCTGGGTCGGGCAGGACGCCCCGGCCCGCGCCCTGCACCCCGGCGCCCGGGTCGTCGACCTCCATGGCGCCTTCGTCGCCCCCGCCTTCGTCGACGCGCACGTCCACGCCACCGCCACCGGCCTGCACCTGACCGGCCTCGACCTCACCGGCGTCCGCAGCGCCGCCGACCTGCTGGCCCACGTCCGCACCGCCGTCGCGCCGGGCCAGGTCCTGCTCGCCCACGGCTGGGACGAGACCACCTGGACCGACCCCCGCCTGCCCAGCCGCGCGGAGCTCGACGACGCCGCCGGGGGCACGCCGGTCTACCTCAGCCGCGTCGACGTCCACTCCGCGCTGGTCTCCACCGCGCTGGTCGAGCTGGCCCCGGCCGCCCGCGACGCCGACGGCTGGTCACCCGAAGGCCCGCTCACCCGCGCCGCCCACCACGCCGTCCGCGCGGCCGTGCGCGCCGCCATCACCCCCGAGCAGCGCGAACGCGCCCAGCGAGCCTTCCTCGCCGAGGCCGCGAAGCAGGGCATCGTCAGCGTCCACGAATGCGCCGGCCCCGACATCTCCGGCCGCGACGACCTCGCCGCCCTCCTCGCCCTCGCCGGCCCCGGCACGCCCGAGGTCGTCGGCTACTGGGGCGAACTCGGCGCCGTCGAAACCGCCCGCGAGCTCGGCGCCCGCGGCCTGGCCGGCGACCTGTTCGCCGACGGCGCCCTCGGCTCCCACACCGCTGCCCTCACCGAGCCCTACGCCGACCACCCGGGCACCGGGACGCGCTACCTCGACGCCCACCGCATCGCCGGGCACCTGGCCGCCTGCACCGAAGCCGGGCTGCAAGCCGGCTTCCACGTCATCGGCGACGCCGCCGTCGCCGAGGTCGTCGAAGGCTTCCGGCTGGCCGAAAAGGAGGTCGGGCAGCGCGCCCTCGCCGCCCGCCACCACCGGCTCGAGCACCTGGAAATGGTCACCGCCGACCAGGCCAAGCAGCTGGCAGGCTGGGGCGTCGTCGCCTCGATGCAGCCGCAGTTCGACGCCCTCTGGGGCGGCCCGGAAGGCATGTACGCCGAACGCCTCGGCGCCGAACGCGCGGCCGGGCTCAACCCCTTCGCCACCCTCGCCGCCGAAGGCGTCTTGCTCGCCTTCGGCTCCGACGCCCCGGTCACACCGCTGGACCCGTGGGCGAGCGTCCGCGCCGCGGCCTACCACCGGACACCGGGCGCCGGCCTGTCGCCGCGGGCGGCGTTCACCGCCCACACCCGCGCCGGGCACCGCGCGGCCGGGGTCAACGACGGCGTCACCGGCAGCCTCGTCCCCGGCGCGCCGGCGCACTACGCGATCTGGGACGCCACCGACCTGGTCGTGGCCACCCCCGACAGCCGCGTGCAGCGGTGGTCCACCGACCCGCGCGCCGGCGTGCCGCCGCTGCCCAGGCTGGAACCGGACGCCGCCCTCCCGCAGTGCCTGCGCACGGTCCGCGCGGGTGCGGTCCTCCACGACACCATCACCTAG
- a CDS encoding DeoR/GlpR family DNA-binding transcription regulator, giving the protein MYAEERQRIIVERLRVHGRVEVVPLAAEFAVTAETIRRDLTALERLGHARRVHGGAISLDRLSFEPAVGARRAVMTAEKTRIARAALGELPEVGTILIDAGTTTERLAAELPADRELTVVTNSVNVALSLHARPNLQVVLVGGRLRSTTLATVDDWALRALRDTFVEVAFIATNGVSAERGLTTPDLDEALVKRASIDCARRRVLLADHSKVDNVFLTRFADLSDIDTFITDDGIDPKARSDIAAAGPRVIAV; this is encoded by the coding sequence TTGTACGCGGAAGAGCGGCAAAGGATCATCGTGGAACGGCTGCGCGTGCACGGCCGGGTGGAAGTCGTTCCGCTGGCGGCCGAATTCGCCGTGACCGCCGAAACCATCCGCCGCGACCTGACCGCCCTGGAACGGCTGGGCCACGCCCGCCGCGTGCACGGCGGCGCGATCTCCCTGGACCGGCTGTCCTTCGAACCCGCGGTGGGCGCGCGCCGGGCCGTGATGACGGCGGAGAAGACGCGGATCGCGCGCGCCGCACTGGGTGAACTGCCCGAAGTGGGCACGATCCTCATCGACGCCGGCACCACGACCGAACGCCTGGCCGCGGAACTCCCGGCGGACCGGGAACTGACCGTGGTGACGAACTCGGTGAACGTGGCGCTGTCGCTGCACGCGCGGCCCAACCTGCAGGTGGTGCTGGTCGGCGGCCGGCTGCGCAGCACCACACTGGCCACCGTGGACGACTGGGCTCTGCGGGCCTTGCGGGACACGTTCGTGGAAGTCGCGTTCATCGCCACCAACGGCGTTTCCGCCGAGCGCGGGCTGACCACCCCGGACCTCGACGAGGCGCTGGTGAAACGGGCCTCGATCGACTGCGCCCGCCGCCGCGTCCTGCTCGCCGACCACTCCAAGGTGGACAACGTGTTCCTGACGCGGTTCGCCGACCTGTCGGACATCGACACCTTCATCACCGATGACGGGATCGACCCGAAAGCGCGTTCGGACATCGCCGCCGCCGGCCCCCGGGTCATCGCGGTCTGA
- a CDS encoding PIG-L deacetylase family protein has translation MGPVTTIVAFHAHADDPVLLSGGTLARAAADGHRVVVVVATDGIAAEHPTPRWAELEAAAAILGVHRVVHLGYADSGHGPQLFADPPGRQRFARADTEEAAHRLAAVLHEERADLLLGYDGNGGYGHRDHVKVHEVARRAARLTGTRLLEATLPRDFALRFVRVLRTLRIPFDYDAEALGHAYSPASAITHRFDVRRFAARKQAALAAHVSDVRGRGRLSAVLRVLVWLPAPLFGLVAGREWFTEVTPAGSAHPGLQVPARSGRRRR, from the coding sequence ATGGGGCCGGTGACGACCATCGTGGCCTTCCACGCCCACGCCGACGACCCCGTCCTGCTCAGCGGCGGCACGCTGGCCCGCGCCGCGGCCGACGGGCACCGCGTGGTTGTCGTCGTGGCCACCGACGGCATCGCCGCCGAGCACCCGACGCCACGCTGGGCCGAACTGGAGGCGGCCGCGGCCATCCTCGGCGTGCACCGGGTCGTGCACCTGGGCTACGCCGACAGCGGCCACGGCCCCCAGCTCTTCGCCGACCCGCCGGGGCGGCAGCGCTTCGCCCGCGCGGACACCGAGGAAGCCGCGCACCGGCTCGCCGCCGTGCTGCACGAAGAGCGCGCCGACCTGCTGCTGGGCTACGACGGCAACGGCGGTTACGGGCACCGCGACCACGTGAAGGTGCACGAGGTGGCCCGCCGGGCGGCCCGGCTGACCGGAACGCGGCTGCTGGAGGCCACCCTGCCCCGCGACTTCGCGCTGCGGTTCGTGCGGGTGCTGCGGACGCTGCGGATCCCGTTCGACTACGACGCCGAAGCGCTCGGCCACGCCTACAGCCCGGCCTCGGCCATCACCCACCGGTTCGACGTGCGGCGCTTCGCCGCGCGCAAGCAGGCGGCGCTGGCCGCGCACGTGTCGGACGTCCGCGGCCGCGGACGGCTCTCGGCGGTGCTGCGGGTGCTCGTGTGGCTGCCGGCGCCGCTGTTCGGGCTGGTGGCCGGCCGGGAGTGGTTCACCGAGGTCACGCCGGCAGGATCGGCACACCCAGGTCTGCAAGTTCCTGCACGTTCTGGTCGTCGGCGTCGGTGA
- a CDS encoding macrolide family glycosyltransferase: MHVLFVTVPALGHLRPTLPLARELRNRGHRVTYAAHDKFRADVEAAGAALLPIPVALPPRSATPSARHTVATAEALLAMTKVSGRLLNELFENDRPDVLCYDAQAVSATMVAERFDVPCVALNPTYASNAHFSLDELLAAGTDMSDPRAIEIFTEIFRSQLSTAAEFGLTPPHERESCAPLNLVFLPRSFQPAADTFDERFHFVGPALGGWADDSAWRKTGDRPLLFISMGSFLADTTGFFRQCFEAFGDTGWQVAMAIGEHVDPAELGPVPANTEVRPYFPQLSVLRHAEAFVSHAGMNSVLESLTAGVPLVTVPQQQEELRTARTVADQDLGVLLEPETLTAQGLREAVETVHTSDRIRAAVAAFRNELRSAEPAATRSADLIEHHLAALSQTA, translated from the coding sequence ATGCACGTCCTGTTCGTCACCGTTCCCGCGCTCGGACACCTCCGCCCGACGCTGCCGCTGGCCCGTGAACTGCGGAACCGCGGCCACCGGGTCACCTACGCCGCCCACGACAAGTTCCGCGCGGACGTCGAGGCGGCCGGAGCCGCCCTGCTGCCGATCCCGGTGGCGCTGCCGCCACGGTCGGCCACGCCCAGCGCCCGGCACACCGTGGCGACCGCGGAGGCGCTGCTGGCGATGACCAAGGTCAGCGGGCGGCTGCTCAACGAGTTGTTCGAGAACGACCGGCCGGATGTGCTGTGCTACGACGCCCAGGCGGTGTCGGCGACCATGGTGGCCGAACGGTTCGACGTGCCCTGCGTCGCCCTCAACCCGACCTACGCCAGCAACGCCCACTTCTCGCTCGACGAACTGCTGGCCGCCGGCACGGACATGTCCGACCCCCGGGCCATCGAGATCTTCACCGAAATCTTCCGGAGCCAGCTGAGCACCGCGGCGGAATTCGGCCTGACGCCCCCGCACGAGCGGGAGAGCTGCGCCCCGCTGAACCTGGTGTTCCTGCCCCGCTCGTTCCAGCCCGCCGCGGACACCTTCGACGAACGGTTCCACTTCGTCGGCCCGGCCCTGGGTGGCTGGGCCGACGACAGCGCCTGGCGCAAGACCGGCGACCGCCCGCTGCTGTTCATCTCGATGGGCAGCTTCCTGGCCGACACGACCGGGTTCTTCCGGCAGTGCTTCGAAGCCTTCGGCGACACCGGCTGGCAGGTCGCGATGGCCATCGGGGAACACGTGGACCCGGCGGAGCTGGGCCCGGTACCGGCCAACACCGAGGTGCGGCCGTACTTCCCGCAGCTGTCCGTGCTGCGGCACGCCGAAGCCTTCGTCTCCCACGCCGGGATGAACTCCGTGCTGGAGTCGCTGACCGCCGGGGTACCGCTGGTCACCGTGCCGCAGCAGCAAGAAGAGCTGCGCACCGCCCGCACGGTCGCCGACCAGGACCTCGGCGTGCTGCTGGAACCGGAGACGCTGACGGCGCAGGGGCTGCGGGAGGCCGTGGAGACGGTGCACACCAGCGACCGGATCCGGGCCGCCGTGGCCGCCTTCCGGAACGAACTCCGCTCCGCCGAGCCGGCCGCGACGCGTTCGGCCGACCTGATCGAGCACCACCTGGCCGCGCTCAGCCAGACAGCGTGA
- a CDS encoding cytochrome P450 — protein MTTSEELPTLASLRSPVLGDNPYLRKLQAERPIWRVRTDTGDEGWLVVGYPEIKELMLDKRIGRTHPKPAEAAQLADNPIFSMIAGVAAGRDEHELHAAFRALLIPHFSHKKMQSLKPRVEGIVRGMVDELAALTPPVDLQTAFSLPVSLKVLCELMGVPQDERDRLGELLDHVHGIGEHANAGQAEFIGYLMGLAARKREDPGDDVISGICQAGLKDSDVTNIVCMLLFAGHESVATHIGNGVARLLTRPDLLAEVRSDPSAMAGAVEELLRTANFGGGAQPHYAHEDIEISGVTIRAGDLVLPDFAIANFDERSFADPERIDFGRKPNQHLTFAHGAWHCVGAPLARLELNAVFTALLAKFPDLTLTTTLEKLNRVDGEDGTDRLAASISALPVAW, from the coding sequence ATGACGACATCCGAAGAGCTGCCGACGCTCGCGTCGCTGCGTTCGCCCGTGTTGGGCGACAACCCGTACCTGCGCAAGCTGCAGGCGGAGCGGCCGATCTGGCGGGTGCGCACCGACACGGGTGACGAAGGCTGGCTGGTGGTGGGCTACCCGGAGATCAAGGAGCTGATGCTCGACAAGCGCATCGGCCGCACGCACCCGAAGCCCGCCGAGGCCGCGCAGCTGGCCGACAACCCGATCTTCTCGATGATCGCCGGGGTGGCGGCCGGCCGGGACGAGCACGAGCTGCACGCCGCCTTCCGCGCCCTGCTGATCCCGCACTTCTCCCACAAGAAGATGCAGTCCCTCAAGCCGAGGGTGGAGGGCATCGTCCGCGGCATGGTGGACGAGCTGGCCGCGCTCACCCCGCCCGTCGACCTCCAGACCGCTTTTTCGCTCCCGGTTTCGCTGAAGGTGCTGTGCGAGCTGATGGGCGTGCCGCAGGACGAGCGCGACCGGCTGGGAGAGCTGCTCGACCACGTGCACGGGATCGGCGAACACGCCAACGCCGGCCAGGCCGAGTTCATCGGCTACCTGATGGGGCTGGCCGCCCGCAAGCGGGAGGATCCCGGCGACGACGTGATCTCCGGGATCTGCCAGGCCGGGCTGAAGGACTCCGACGTCACCAACATCGTCTGCATGCTGTTGTTCGCCGGGCACGAGAGCGTGGCAACGCACATCGGCAACGGCGTGGCCCGGCTGCTGACCCGGCCGGACCTGCTGGCCGAGGTGCGCTCGGACCCGTCGGCGATGGCCGGGGCCGTGGAGGAACTGCTGCGCACGGCCAACTTCGGCGGCGGGGCTCAGCCGCACTACGCGCACGAGGACATCGAAATCTCCGGCGTCACCATCCGGGCCGGGGACCTGGTGCTGCCGGACTTCGCCATCGCCAACTTCGACGAGCGCTCATTCGCCGACCCGGAGCGGATCGACTTCGGCCGCAAGCCCAACCAGCACCTCACCTTCGCCCACGGTGCCTGGCACTGCGTCGGGGCCCCGCTGGCCCGGCTGGAGCTCAACGCGGTGTTCACCGCCCTGCTGGCGAAGTTCCCCGACCTGACCTTGACCACCACGCTGGAGAAGCTGAACCGCGTCGACGGCGAAGACGGCACCGACCGGCTCGCGGCGTCCATCAGCGCGCTCCCCGTGGCGTGGTGA
- a CDS encoding PIG-L deacetylase family protein, with the protein MGELRGVEALAGRTPTVLSAHYDDGVLSCGGLLAACAEAGTPGTVVTVFSGAPEPPLSDAARAFHRACGLGDADAIATREAEDDRAMTAVGAAPVRLGVPDALYRKDHAGHPRYPQEEGMSRAALAAETELIGRLAAVLAAEPSVRDAELVLAPLAIGNHIDHRITRAAARLLDRDPDTVWWYEDAPYVIFPKDLLEPFDESHTDPRTVRLTRGQWQAKLRGIGCYASQAPILLGGHAELPKWLTMYAESLADGEPAERYWSLPAA; encoded by the coding sequence ATGGGTGAACTCCGGGGTGTCGAGGCGCTGGCCGGGCGCACGCCCACCGTGCTGTCGGCCCACTACGACGACGGCGTCCTCTCGTGCGGCGGGCTGCTCGCGGCCTGCGCCGAGGCGGGCACGCCGGGCACGGTCGTCACGGTGTTCTCCGGGGCGCCCGAACCGCCGCTGTCGGACGCGGCCCGGGCGTTCCACCGGGCGTGCGGCCTCGGTGACGCCGACGCCATCGCGACCCGGGAGGCGGAGGACGACCGCGCGATGACCGCGGTGGGGGCCGCTCCCGTCCGCCTGGGCGTGCCGGACGCGCTGTACCGCAAGGACCACGCGGGCCACCCGAGGTACCCGCAGGAGGAGGGGATGTCCCGGGCCGCGCTGGCGGCGGAGACCGAGCTGATCGGGAGGCTGGCGGCCGTCCTGGCCGCCGAGCCGTCGGTGCGCGACGCCGAGCTGGTCCTGGCCCCGCTGGCCATCGGCAACCACATCGACCACCGGATCACCCGCGCCGCGGCCCGATTGCTCGACCGCGACCCCGACACCGTCTGGTGGTACGAGGACGCGCCCTATGTGATCTTCCCGAAAGACCTGCTCGAGCCGTTCGACGAGTCCCACACCGACCCCCGGACCGTCCGGCTCACGCGGGGGCAGTGGCAGGCCAAGCTGCGGGGGATCGGCTGCTACGCCTCCCAGGCACCCATCCTCCTCGGTGGCCACGCCGAACTGCCGAAGTGGCTCACGATGTACGCCGAGTCGCTGGCGGACGGCGAGCCGGCCGAACGCTACTGGAGCCTCCCCGCCGCTTGA